The Pyrus communis chromosome 2, drPyrComm1.1, whole genome shotgun sequence genome includes a window with the following:
- the LOC137724499 gene encoding translocase of chloroplast 120, chloroplastic-like, which yields MENGDKNAGGSEVGENKSVEVEVVEERVVEGSNGLKDDAEDEVFKEAIKTQENLQQQGSKKDLVDAAAVGEERKAEMVGGLGLDSLIESPNVEKFEEAIEVPDEVGKSDGDDGEEAIVAGEVKVENMVGKNSDDEVGVPVRIDDGQTIKEVVSEETNGLTDDGLVGSQEDGVKEVTQVGAGGGIAGLTGGDEADVKSVVLENMKFEKVNFESNGLADDGLVGSQDVEVKEVSEIITGAEVAGFTDVDEVDSKPDAVLKNKEPERNDIDSSTSEPVPTDEKLDTEDLDSPQVTEFTKEILKEVGNSQELEENSLSIENQDEKTVELASASDGVPLKLQDDNGVELHDGNMDTVHQEGHSAESNDATLRIEEKQEEDNKTEEPKDTLTVTDAEHQGFSNGEVKDSFTVPGSEHHEEKSEPKSVSSAKQLSGEGGEERIVTSEREISALSETSATEKTEKIQDGATNLRTKSNKVDQPQRVGEIACEVHDNIAVPEEPEKKENIQGEKGITKVNKEQEIQPAPALSSSLNSTQPSPPPARPAGLGRAAPLLEPSPRVVQHPRVNGTISHVQNQQIEDPVNGEAEESDETREKLQMIRVKFLRLAHRLGQTPHNVVVAQVLYRLGLAEQLRGRNGGRVGAFSFDRASAMAEQLEASGNEALDFACTIMVLGKSGVGKSATINSIFDEKKFTTDAFQMGTKKVQDVVGTVQGIKVRVIDTPGLLPSWSDQGQNEKTLLNVKRFIKKTPPDIVLYFDRLDMQSRDFSDMPLLRTITDIFGASIWFNAIVVLTHAGSAPPEGPNGAASSYDMFVTSRSHVVQQAIRQAAGDMRLMNPVSLVENHSACRTNRAGQRVLPNGQVWKPHLLLLSFASKILAEANALLKLQDSPPGKPFATRTRAPPLPFLLSSLLQSRPQLKLPEEQFGEDDSLDDDLDESSDSDDESEFDELPPFRRLTKAQVEKLSKAQKKAYFDELEYREKLFMKKQLKEEKKRRKLMKKLAAAAKELPSDYVENVEEESSGAASVPIPMPDLALPASFDSDNPTHRYRYLDSSNQWLVRPVLEQHGWDHDVGYEGINAERLFVVKEKIPLSFSGQVTKDKKDANVQMEIATSIKHGEGKATSLGFDMQTVGKDLAYTLRSDTRISNFRKNKATAGLSVTLLGDALSAGMKVEDKFIANKRFQLIMTGGAMTARGDVAYGGSLEAQLRDKDHPLGRSLSTLGLSVMDWHGDLAIGCNIQSQIPVGRHTNLIARANLNNRGAGQLSLRLNSSEQLQLALIGLVPLLRKFFTFPQQLQYGQ from the coding sequence ATGGAAAATGGTGATAAGAATGCTGGTGGGTCTGAAGTGGGGGAGAACAAGAGTGTGGaagttgaggttgttgaggagAGGGTTGTAGAGGGGTCTAATGGACTCAAGGATGACGCTGAAGATGAGGTTTTTAAGGAGGCAATAAAGACACAGGAAAATTTGCAGCAGCAGGGGAGCAAAAAGGATTTAGTGGATGCTGCTGCTGTTGGTGAAGAAAGAAAGGCTGAGATGGTTGGTGGTTTGGGGTTGGACTCTCTTATAGAGAGTCCTAATGTCGAAAAGTTTGAAGAGGCAATTGAAGTTCCTGATGAGGTTGGGAAATCTGATGGTGATGATGGGGAGGAGGCAATCGTGGCTGGTGAAGTGAAGGTGGAAAACATGGTGGGTAAGAACAGCGATGATGAGGTTGGAGTGCCAGTTAGAATTGATGATGGACAGACTATAAAAGAAGTAGTCAGTGAGGAAACAAATGGATTGACAGATGATGGGTTGGTGGGCAGCCAAGAAGATGGAGTAAAAGAGGTTACTCAGGTTGGGGCTGGTGGAGGAATAGCAGGATTAACAGGTGGGGATGAGGCTGATGTAAAGTCTGTAGTTCTTGAGAATATGAAGTTTGAAAAAGtcaattttgaatcaaatggaCTTGCGGATGATGGATTGGTGGGTAGCCAAGACGTTGAGGTGAAAGAAGTTTCTGAGATTATTACTGGTGCGGAAGTAGCAGGTTTTACAGATGTGGATGAGGTTGATTCAAAGCCCGATGCAGTTCTTAAGAATAAGGAGCCTGAGAGGAATGATATTGATAGTTCAACTTCAGAGCCAGTGCCTACAGATGAAAAATTAGATACTGAAGATCTTGATTCTCCTCAAGTAACTGAATTTACTAAGGAGATTTTGAAGGAAGTTGGTAATAGTCAGGAGTTAGAGGAGAATTCCTTGAGCATTGAGAATCAGGATGAGAAGACCGTGGAGCTAGCAAGTGCTTCAGATGGCGTTCCTTTGAAGCTTCAAGATGATAATGGTGTGGAACTGCATGATGGAAACATGGATACAGTGCATCAGGAAGGTCATAGTGCTGAATCAAATGATGCCACCCTTAGAATTGAAGAAAAGCAGGAGGAGGATAATAAGACTGAAGAACCGAAAGATACTTTGACTGTTACAGATGCTGAACATCAAGGTTTCAGTAATGGGGAAGTGAAGGACTCTTTCACTGTGCCGGGTTCAGAGCATCACGAGGAAAAATCTGAACCAAAAAGCGTTTCATCTGCTAAACAGCTGTCTGGGGAGGGTGGTGAGGAAAGGATTGTGACATCAGAAAGGGAGATCTCAGCTCTTTCTGAAACATCTGCAACTGAGAAAACAGAGAAGATTCAGGATGGAGCCACTAATTTGAGAACAAAGAGTAACAAAGTTGATCAACCTCAGCGAGTTGGtgaaattgcatgtgaagttcaCGACAACATTGCTGTGCCTGAAGAgcctgaaaagaaagaaaacattcAGGGAGAAAAGGGAATCACTAAAGTGAACAAAGAACAAGAGATTCAGCCTGCACCAGCTCTTTCTTCATCTTTAAATTCTACACAACCAAGTCCCCCTCCTGCTCGTCCAGCTGGCCTTGGTCGTGCTGCCCCACTTTTGGAACCTTCTCCTAGGGTGGTACAGCATCCTCGAGTAAATGGTACAATATCTCATGTGCAAAACCAGCAAATTGAGGACCCCGTTAATGGAGAGGCAGAGGAGTCTGATGAGACTCGTGAAAAGCTTCAGATGATAAGAGTGAAATTTTTACGTCTTGCACATAGACTTGGGCAGACTCCGCATAATGTTGTTGTGGCTCAGGTTTTGTACAGATTGGGATTAGCTGAGCAGCTGCGTGGTAGAAATGGGGGCCGTGTTGGTGCCTTTAGTTTTGACCGTGCAAGTGCAATGGCGGAACAGCTTGAGGCATCGGGGAATGAAGCCCTTGATTTTGCTTGTACCATTATGGTTCTTGGAAAGTCAGGAGTTGGTAAAAGCGCAACCATCAATTCTATATTTGATGAAAAGAAGTTCACTACTGATGCTTTTCAGATGGGGACAAAGAAAGTTCAGGATGTTGTGGGTACTGTGCAAGGGATTAAGGTACGGGTCATTGACACACCTGGACTTTTACCTTCCTGGTCAGACCAGGGACAGAATGAGAAGACTCTCCTCAATGTTAAGCGCTTTATCAAGAAAACACCTCCAGATATTGTGTTGTATTTTGATAGGTTGGACATGCAGAGCAGAGATTTTAGTGATATGCCACTCTTGCGCACCATCACAGACATTTTCGGGGCCTCTATTTGGTTCAATGCAATTGTGGTTCTGACTCATGCTGGATCAGCTCCACCTGAGGGCCCAAATGGTGCCGCTTCTAGTTATGACATGTTTGTCACTTCACGATCTCATGTTGTTCAGCAAGCCATTCGTCAGGCAGCCGGGGATATGCGCCTCATGAATCCTGTTTCATTAGTAGAGAACCACTCCGCTTGCAGAACTAATAGGGCTGGGCAAAGAGTCTTGCCAAATGGTCAGGTTTGGAAGCCTCATTTGTTGTTGCTCTCCTTTGCATCCAAGATTCTGGCCGAAGCAAATGCATTATTGAAGTTGCAAGATAGTCCACCTGGAAAACCTTTTGCAACTCGAACTAGGGCACCTCCTTTACCTTTCTTGCTTTCATCACTCCTTCAGTCAAGACCACAGTTGAAGCTGCCTGAGGAGCAGTTTGGTGAGGATGACAGTCTAGATGATGATCTGGATGAATCTTCAGATTCTGATGATGAATCAGAATTTGATGAATTGCCCCCATTCAGACGTTTGACCAAGGCCCAGGTGGAAAAACTCTCTAAAGCACAGAAAAAGgcatattttgatgagttagAGTACAGGGAAAAGCTCTTTATGAAGAAACAATTGAAGGAGGAAAAAAAGCGACGGAAGTTGATGAAAAAATTGGCAGCTGCAGCAAAGGAACTGCCAAGTGATTATGTCGAAAATGTTGAAGAAGAGAGTTCTGGTGCAGCATCTGTACCTATTCCCATGCCAGATTTGGCATTGCCTGCTTCCTTTGATTCTGATAATCCAACTCACCGTTACCGGTACCTAGATTCCTCCAACCAGTGGCTCGTAAGACCTGTTCTGGAACAGCATGGTTGGGATCATGATGTTGGTTATGAGGGTATAAATGCAGAAAGACTGTTTGTTGTTAAAGAAAAGATACCCTTATCTTTTTCTGGCCAGGTTACCAAGGATAAGAAGGACGCCAATGTCCAAATGGAAATTGCTACTTCAATAAAGCATGGAGAAGGGAAAGCGACTTCATTGGGGTTTGATATGCAGACTGTTGGAAAGGACTTGGCTTATACTCTACGAAGTGACACAAGGATCAGTAATTTTAGGAAGAATAAGGCTACGGCTGGTCTCTCAGTTACTCTCCTGGGTGATGCTTTATCAGCTGGTATGAAAGTTGAAGACAAATTTATTGCTAATAAACGGTTCCAATTGATTATGACTGGTGGCGCAATGACTGCCCGTGGTGACGTTGCTTATGGTGGTAGTTTGGAGGCTCAGTTGAGAGACAAAGACCATCCTTTGGGTCGTTCCCTATCAACCCTTGGGCTCTCAGTCATGGATTGGCATGGAGATCTTGCCATAGGGTGCAATATACAGTCTCAGATTCCAGTTGGACGGCATACAAACCTGATTGCTCGTGCCAATTTGAACAATAGGGGGGCAGGACAACTCAGCTTGCGCTTAAATAGCTCTGAACAGCTTCAGTTAGCTTTGATTGGCCTTGTTCCTCTGCTCAGAAAGTTTTTCACTTTTCCTCAACAGTTGCAGTATGGACAATGA
- the LOC137724408 gene encoding dirigent protein 1-like, giving the protein METVGTILFLNLLFITCLSTPLMVQRAIENPRENIDRWYQNLPHAQQKLTMLHFYLHEVVFGPHRTLVTVANASNTSTSPPYFGLVNIFDNPLTKGPKPSSKLVGRAQGLYGFSSLEEVSLLTAMNFVFTSGKHSGSSLSVLGRNPIGQSVRELPIIAGTGVFRLAHGFALVKTYFLDTSGAIVEYNVTILHY; this is encoded by the coding sequence ATGGAAACGGTCGGTACAATACTATTTCTCAACCTTTTGTTCATAACATGCTTGTCCACGCCATTAATGGTACAGCGCGCCATTGAAAACCCTAGGGAGAACATTGACCGGTGGTATCAAAACCTCCCCCATGCACAACAGAAGCTGACCATGCTGCACTTCTACTTGCACGAGGTCGTTTTCGGCCCGCATCGGACCTTGGTGACGGTGGCCAACGCATCCAACACCTCCACATCACCACCCTACTTCGGCCTAGTCAACATCTTCGACAACCCCTTGACCAAGGGACCCAAACCCAGTTCCAAGCTCGTTGGTCGGGCGCAAGGGCTATATGGGTTTAGCTCGCTGGAGGAAGTGAGCCTGCTTACGGCTATGAACTTTGTTTTCACGAGTGGGAAGCACAGCGGCAGCAGTCTGTCCGTTTTGGGGCGGAACCCGATTGGGCAGTCGGTAAGAGAGTTGCCCATCATCGCCGGAACCGGTGTTTTCCGGTTGGCGCATGGATTTGCATTGGTCAAGACTTATTTCCTTGATACTAGTGGTGCCATTGTTGAATATAATGTTACAATTTTGCATTATTGA